The genomic DNA AAAAGGCTATAAATATAAAGGCCTCTGCAAGTATAAAAAATGGCATTGCGCCTATAACATAGCCTGGTTCGTCCTTCTGCCCCACCCCTTCACTGATCCAGCCGGCAATTGATATAACTGTAAGCGGCGCGCCGATACCCAATGAAAGCATTGCTGCCACGGGTTTGGCATATACAAAATACAGGGTAAATGAGAATGGCAGGAGAAATAGAATCCCTATGGTTAAGACAAGCGGCCAGTAACTTGTTTCCCAATGGAGGCTGTGCTCTGATTCATGTTCTACTGCATCAAATTCGGATGAAGAACTCCCGGTTCCGCCCCCCCATGCAATTTCATGCTCAACAGATGTTCTTGACATGACTGTTCACCCCCTTTTTATATACTTTTAAATTTTCCAAACATTGCAAGACTAAGAATACAAAGAAAATCATTTATTCCTCCTTTCTGTTTCCATGTAGATGGATACAAGACTATTAAGACCGCTTTGGTCTTGATAACACACAAAAAAACTCCTTTCTATTTATCAGCGAAAAACTCCTGACTGTTTTTCCTTTGCATCAGCAGCCAGCCGCTCAAACGAGCATCCACTAAGGTAATCTACCAAAACCTTTTGTGCCCCTCCCCACACATCATGAACCGGACAGGTCTTATCCCTGTCGCAGTAACCCTCATAAATCAGGCAATAATTCAGGAAGATTGGCCCTTCCATTGCCTCTATAACATCAAGGAGGCTGATATCTTTTGGATGTCTCGCAAGAGTAAACCCACCTTTCTGTCCCTTGAATGAATGTACAAACCCTTTTTTTACAAG from Nitrospirota bacterium includes the following:
- a CDS encoding Rrf2 family transcriptional regulator codes for the protein MFRLSKAAEYSIRGLLHLALNHPEDKLCDIEEIAKATDTPPAYLAKLLQQLVKKGFVHSFKGQKGGFTLARHPKDISLLDVIEAMEGPIFLNYCLIYEGYCDRDKTCPVHDVWGGAQKVLVDYLSGCSFERLAADAKEKQSGVFR